The Humulus lupulus chromosome 4, drHumLupu1.1, whole genome shotgun sequence genome has a window encoding:
- the LOC133831799 gene encoding uncharacterized protein LOC133831799 — translation MSEKLAGYLEKLLCPCKVCRNLSHQCINILYEHLVIYGIDPTYKIWFHHGEELSRDDDVETMETFDSYNLFRATNIDGCDFESHLEGHDDTFMEKIEDADTPLYPQCTKYTKLSSIVALYKVKTTNGWSDKSFDELLRLLNDMFPLDNMIPKSMYEVRKFLRLFDLGYEKIHACVNDCCLFRKDKENLQECPTCGTSRWMSDKLTKKVRHGVPAKVLRYFPIIPRLKRMFMSKRISKELRWHHNNKSCDGKMSHPVDSAAWELVNDKWPSFSNEERNIRLGLSTDGFNPFRPKQPRNDIDIYLEPLIEDLKLLWNEGVDAHDALDNTNFKLRAILMWTIQDFPAYGNLADVAGKSKDGLKARLDLQHMGIRSALHPQEKGTRTYLPAVLHTLSKLEKELFCKRLFSLKVPDGYSSNIRNCVSMEQCKLMGLKSHDCHILMQQLLPVTIKGLMPLGPRDAIIRLCTFFNRICQRVLDRESIMTLENDVIETLCLLERFFPPSFFDVMIHLVVHIGREARLCGPVQFRWIRMKILKDYVRNRARPEGCIAEYYLADECVSFCNEFTDHSIELNTKEGRNEEWSNDVILEGRPISRRKEIILTDELLEIAHRYILLNRSVVEPFLE, via the exons ATGTCAGAAAAGCTAGCTGGTTATCTAGAAAAGTTATTGTGTCCATGCAAAGTTTGTCGAAACTTAAGTCACCAATGTATTAACATTTTGTATGAACACTTAGTCATTTATGGGATTGATCCAACATACAAAAtctggtttcatcatggggaagaattATCAAGAGATGATGATGTAGAGACAATGGAAACATTTGATTCTTACAACTTGTTTAGGGCTACAAATATTGATGGTTGTGATTTTGAAAGTCATCTAGAAGGTCATGATGACACTTTTATGGAAAAAATAGAAGATGCAGACACTCCATTATATCCACAATGCACTAAATATACTAAGTTATCGTCAATTGTTGCATTGTATAAGGTTAAAACTACCAATGGATGGTCTGACAAAAGTTTTGATGAATTGTTAAGACTTTTGAATGATATGTTTCCTTTAGATAATATGATCCCCAAGTCTATGTATGAGGTTCGAAAATTTCTTCGATTATTTGATTTAGGATATGAAAAGATTCATGCGTGTGTTAATGATTGCTGTTTGTttagaaaagataaagaaaacttgCAAGAATGTCCAACATGTGGAACTTCACGTTGGATGTCAGATAAGCTAACTAAAAAGGTTCGACATGGTGTCCCAGCAAAAGTTTTGAGGTACTTTCCTATAATCCCTAGGTTGAAACGGATGTTCATGTCTAAAAGAATTTCAAAGGAATTAAgatggcatcacaacaataaaagTTGCGATGGAAAAATGAGTCACCCAGTGGATTCAGCAGCATGGGAGCTAGTCAATGATAAATGGCCATCATTTTCAAATGAAGAGAGAAATATTAGACTTGGCCTTTCCACAGATGGATTTAACCCATTTA GACCTAAACAGCCtaggaatgatattgatatatactTAGAACCCCTCATAGAGGACTTGAAATTATTATGGAATGAGGGTGTTGATGCTCATGATGCATTGGACAACACAAATTTCAAGTTGCGGGCTATTTTGATGTGGACAATCCAAGATTTTCCAGCATACGGGAACCTTGCTG ATGTTGCTGGAAAAAGTAAAGATGGACTAAAAGCTCGCTTGGATTTGCAACATATGGGTATTAGGAGTGCATTACACCCACAAGAGAAGGGGACTAGAACCTATCTTCCTGCAGTTTTACACACACTATCAAAGCTTGAGaaagaattattttgtaaaaggTTGTTCTCATTGAAAGTACCTGATGGATATAGTTCAAATATTCGAAATTGTGTTTCAATGGAACAATGCAAGCTCATGGGCCTTAAGTCACACGATTGCCACAttttgatgcaacaattactacCGGTGACTATAAAAGGATTGATGCCATTGGGTCCAAGAGATGCTATAATAAGATTATGCACGTTCTTTAATCGAATATGTCAACGTGTTCTTGATAGAGAAAGCATAATGACATTAGAAAATGATGTTATTGAAACTTTATGCTTACTAGAGAGattctttccaccatcattttttgatGTCATGATTCACTTAGTGGTTCATATCGGACGAGAAGCACGACTATGTGGACCAgtccaatttcgatggat ACGCATGAAGATATTGAAAGATTATGTCAGAAATCGAGCAAGGCCTGAAGGTTGTATTGCAGAGTATTATCTTGCAGATGAGTGTGTGAGCTTTTGTAATGAATTCACTGACCATTCAATTGAACTAAACACAAAAGAAGGTCGAAATGAAGAGTGGTCAAATGATGTGATACTTGAAGGTCGTCCAATTTCTAGGAGGAAAGAAATTATATTGACAGATGAGTTGTTAGAAATTGCACATCGATACATTCTGTTAAATAGATCTGTTGTGGAGCCTTTTCTAGAGTAA
- the LOC133831798 gene encoding uncharacterized protein LOC133831798: MKGVMCFGKKWKLSQRYIGPFEILDRVWQVAYRLALPPALAKMHNLFHISMLPKYVSNPSHVLSYETLQLKQDLDYDEQPERVIENGIKELRSKRIPLVKVSWMNSTNEKQHGSWRKT; this comes from the coding sequence ATGAAGGGTGTTATGTGTTTTGGAAAAAAATGGAAGTTGAGCCagagatatataggtccatttgagattttggatagagTATGGCAAGTTGCGTACCGTTTAGCATTGCCCCCAGCACTAGCTAAAATGCATAAtttatttcacatctcgatgttgcctAAGTACGTGTCAaatccctctcatgttttgagttatgagacgTTACAGTTGAAGCAGGACCTGGAttatgatgaacagcctgagcgTGTTATTGAAAATggaatcaaggaattgagatccaaaaggattccattagttaaggtctcGTGGATGAATAGTAcaaacgagaagcaacatgggagttggaggaagacatga